One Nostoc sp. CENA543 genomic window, GCTGATGGACAACGGTTAATTCATTTTAAATTTCTTAACTCTAACGAGGTAAAACAGGAATTGGATGAGGTGGATAAGAAAGAAAGTATTGGGGATATGTGGTTGGGTTTAGATGTTGCTTATCCCAAGGGTACAGAAATTCTCGTCAATTTAGAGTTGGATGAGACAAATAGCGGTTTGACGATGACTGCTACCCTGAAAAATGACCCCTCCATCAAAGTTAGTTGTACCTTTTCTCATGGGAAAGCAGATGAGAAGATTTATCAAGAGTTAGAAGCAACAATTGCCGACCTCAATAGTCAAGATTTGACTCAGCTTGGTGTAGAAGAAGCGTTAAAATTAGCAGTCCCCGTAGTGCAGTCAGCTAACCAAATTTTTGATTATCGCACAGGCACAGAACGCACAGATTTAAGTACCCGTGCTAAAGCCAGTCTGCAAAAACTACAAGTTTCGATGTCTAGGGAATCTCTAGAAGCAGAATACCAGATGAATGAATGCGATCGCATCCTTAAAGTCTGTCCTTTTCTCATTCCCGAACCACAACAAGAAAGATTGCAAAAACTCACCCAAGATTTACGAACCGCCATCAACGCCTATGACCTATCCCGCATGGAATCTTACAGTGAAGATGCAAGACGGGAACTCAAAACCCTCCCTGATGAAGTGCAACTGATTCAAATTGCTTTGATGGCTATCCGCCAAGCCAAGCAAGTCGCACCCACCCAAGCCAGTGCGATGTCTGACAAACTATTTCGGTTACTAGATGAGTTAGAAAGAGGGAATAGCCAAGAAGCAGAACGTTTATGGCAAGAATTGCTACCTGATGTCGAACGTTGGTTAAATCAAGAATTACCCAGTAATACTATCGCCACAGGGATAACGCGATGACCTTAAACCTTAACTGTCCTGTGTGCAGCTACCAAGATATTACAGGTGATACTTGTCCTAATTGTGATACAGATGTGCGGGTAATTCGGATGCTGCAAGAATTACCTCCAGCCCCTACCCCATCAGCCAAACCATTCAACATTGTTCTGTTGATATTAATCCTCATTGGACTAGGTTTGGCGGTAGCGATCTTTTGGAGACTTTCACTACCCCAACCAAATACAGTAGTTGTTGCTGATCCGACTCCCACACAGACAACAAAAATTGCACCAGTCGCGGTGATTCCCCCCAAACCACCAGAACCCAAAACATACAAAGTACAACGGGGAGATAATTTAAGTGCGATCGCCCAAAAATTCTGCGGACAGCAAGCAACTTGGCAAATCATGCTAAAAGATAATCCCCAACTGCAAGGGCGAGAAAACTATATAGATGTGGGAGAGGTGTTAAAAATTCCTCACTGTCAGGAGGGGATGTAATGGGCTTTTTGCAAGGCTTAAATCAATTCACCAGAAATATTTTCGGGATAGGAATTATTGACGCTTGGCGACAAGCAGGCCAAACCAAAGCAGCTAACCAAAAAATCGGACAACTTACCCAAAAAAAGCACCTACGGGAAGCCATCACCATCGCTGAAACCACCCTCAGCTATTGGTCGAGGAATCCTAATTTTTGGGAACGTTGGATTTGTCGCTTACTCTTGGGTAATTTATTAAGTAGCCTGAATCAGCAATTACAAGAATATCGCCAACAAGTAGCAACAGCCGATAAATTAGCAGCTCAAGCCAAAAATCTACTCCAACAAGATACCGGTGATCCTTGGGAAACACAAGCCTTCGCCAACGCCATCAACTTTTATCAACGCTGTAGCAAAATTGTTCACGATGCAGGTATATTGCAAACTATTCAGCAATGTCAGCAGGAATTAGAAAAACGCCGACAGTTTCAAGACTTATACAGAAAAGCCCAAGCCCAGGCGGAAGACCGCTATTTTAAAAATGCAGTCGCCATTTATACCCAAGCTCAACAACTATATGCGACAGCAGATATCACTAAAGCCCTTGCTAACGCTACCGCCCAAGTGATTCAAGAACAAGCCTATGAAAATAGCCTGCAAACAGTGGAACAAGGGGAAAAGGCAGGAAAACTACGTAGTGCGATCGCGCTTTTAGAATCAGCCTTAGCTAAATTTCCCCGCAATGATGGGCAAGAGTTACTGCAAAAACTACAATCAATCCTCCAAGGTAGAGAACTTTTTCGTCAAGGTTTAGCCGCAGAGAAAATGGGTGATTTTACCTCAGCTATCTCTTGCTATCAAAATGCTCAACCATTTTTACCTGATACCACTAACTGCCGCATTCGACTAGCACTAGTAAAAATTAAAACTCAAGACTGGTCAAGCGCACTCTCTGACTTAGACGATTTATCAGGTGAACAGGCTATCTATCTCCGAGGATTTGCTTACGCTCAACAGGAAAATTTACAACTAGCCTATAGAGAATGGCAAAAAATATCTAGTCCGAATATTACCCAGCAACAAGAAATCCTCAAAATTCTCAGCCACAGACAACGCCTGACTTACTTACAAAATATCGAAGCATTAGTTACAGCCGAAAATCTGGAACAAGCAAAAAACAGTAGTACAGAATTCTTGCAAAAATTTGGTGCATATCCCTTAGTAGAGACCAACCTCACCCAACATATCCAACCCCGATTAGCAGCAGCTACTTGGCAAAGTACAAATTGGCAAATTATTACAGAGCAAACCGCAAAAGATTGGTTGGAAAATCCGAATATTACTACATTACATAATTGGGCAGTATCTAACTACTATCATGCTCAAAAAGATGACAATAAATTAATAGATTTAATTATTTCTTTATCTACGGGTTTAGCAAATTTAACTCAAGATACAGTTCTCAAAGATATTCCGTGGCTAGGCAATAAATCCGTTGATTTCGTCTTGGTTTTTCATCAACTAAAACACTTACTAGAAACAACAATAGATACCTACAAAGACAAAGATATCAATAGTTATCTAAAATTTCGTGACTATTGGAGGTTAGAATCCATCGCCTTAGAATTAATGGGACAACCAGCAATCAAGGGAGTAAAAATCAATGATGTATTTGTCACCCCTGGTTGTTATCAAAATTATACTTCCCTAGCTCAACCAACATCTATACAACAAATAGAACCTCATCAAAAAATATTGCATAGCTTATACACAACTTGGGGTTTAGCAGTAGCTGCTTGTATAGCTGGGGATATTCCCAGAGCAGTAAAATTAAAACCAACAACTAAATTAAGCGATAATTTAGAAAAATTTGCTCAAAAATTCGTCGCTTACTATGAAGGCTGTCATTACTTACAACAACAACAATGGCGTGAAGCCATGAGTAATTTAAAGACAGCAAAATCAGAAATTGCTGACAATTTAGAATGGCAACAAGAAATCGATAGACTTTGTATTTTACAACGTAAAAATATTGTAGAGTTACAAGAACATTTAGAGTTTGCCCAATCTTGGTACGATACATTAGACAGCCCAAATTCTAGAGCCTATTTAGCAGAATATAAAGCCGAACAAGTCAGAGAAGAACTCAGAAATAAACAAATATCTAATCAGAAAGCCCTACAAAAACTAGAAAGAGTCAAACTTATCGATGCAGAAAACCCCATCGTCTTAGATTTAATTCAGGTAATAGAGGATTTTATAGCACTAGATAAAATTCAAGAACTGTTAGAAAAAAATGATTTTGCCGGTGCAGTTAATTATGCTCAACAAAATGGTCAACCCAAGGTTAAAGCTAGATTAGCAGAATACTATATTGATATATTAATTGATGGATTTAAAAGTCGGAATTTGGGATTTGGTAATATTGCCGATTTAGGAAGATGGGCTTATGAACTGTGTCCTGATCATCCCAAGGTGCAAGATATTTATATAATCAGCCAAGAAATCGGAGAAATTAATTCTCTCATACAACGCGATCGCTCCAACGATGCTGTCTACCGTGCCAAATATTCAGAATATGATGCTGTTCGTTTGTACGTTGCTGACTATTTTATGATTACTGCGATGAATGGGGTAAAAAATAACACCTTTTCTAGTAGTGTAGTGTATCAATTATGTCGCTGGTGTTACGAACTGTCTCCTGATGATCCTGACTATCAAGAAATTTATCGCCGACTCAATATTATTTAAATCTATTTCAATTAAGGTGAGAAATGGAAAAAAATCCTTATGACATTTTGGGGGTATCGCCAGCAGCATCAAAAGCGGAAATTACCAAAGCCGTAGCAGAAGCGATGAAGCGCAAGCAATATCCTGTAGATGTGATTGCAAAAGCGCAAAAAAGCTTAATGAAGCCAGAAGAAAGAATCATGGCTGATTATTTACGTCCTATATTGCCACCCATTAGACGTTTCAAATATAGTGACTTATCAGCCTTGGCAGAGTCAGCCCCCACCTTAGCAATTTTGCCAGAATTTGACGGCTTAGAACAAGCGATCGCCCAAGCTAACCGAGAAGAAAATCGCGAACGAGAACCCCTCAACCTACCCTTCTCGGAATTATTCAACGAGGGTGTGACAGCTTGTCAAGAAGGACGTTATCCTAAAGCCATCAAATATTTAGAAGACTATTGCCATCAATCTCAAGAGCATAATACCCAAACTTACATTCAAGCCCAAATGTGGCTAATTAGAGCCTATCAGATGGGCGGACAGTTGCAAAGAGCGATCGCCCTTTGCCAGATGTTAGTTAATCATTCTCACCCCCAAGTCCAAACTTGGGCAAATAAAACCTTACCGATGTTATCAGGGATGTCTCGTGTCTAATCAACCATCAATTTATTTCCAGCTTAC contains:
- a CDS encoding LysM peptidoglycan-binding domain-containing protein, producing the protein MTLNLNCPVCSYQDITGDTCPNCDTDVRVIRMLQELPPAPTPSAKPFNIVLLILILIGLGLAVAIFWRLSLPQPNTVVVADPTPTQTTKIAPVAVIPPKPPEPKTYKVQRGDNLSAIAQKFCGQQATWQIMLKDNPQLQGRENYIDVGEVLKIPHCQEGM
- a CDS encoding peptidase M, neutral zinc metallopeptidase site; protein product: MGFLQGLNQFTRNIFGIGIIDAWRQAGQTKAANQKIGQLTQKKHLREAITIAETTLSYWSRNPNFWERWICRLLLGNLLSSLNQQLQEYRQQVATADKLAAQAKNLLQQDTGDPWETQAFANAINFYQRCSKIVHDAGILQTIQQCQQELEKRRQFQDLYRKAQAQAEDRYFKNAVAIYTQAQQLYATADITKALANATAQVIQEQAYENSLQTVEQGEKAGKLRSAIALLESALAKFPRNDGQELLQKLQSILQGRELFRQGLAAEKMGDFTSAISCYQNAQPFLPDTTNCRIRLALVKIKTQDWSSALSDLDDLSGEQAIYLRGFAYAQQENLQLAYREWQKISSPNITQQQEILKILSHRQRLTYLQNIEALVTAENLEQAKNSSTEFLQKFGAYPLVETNLTQHIQPRLAAATWQSTNWQIITEQTAKDWLENPNITTLHNWAVSNYYHAQKDDNKLIDLIISLSTGLANLTQDTVLKDIPWLGNKSVDFVLVFHQLKHLLETTIDTYKDKDINSYLKFRDYWRLESIALELMGQPAIKGVKINDVFVTPGCYQNYTSLAQPTSIQQIEPHQKILHSLYTTWGLAVAACIAGDIPRAVKLKPTTKLSDNLEKFAQKFVAYYEGCHYLQQQQWREAMSNLKTAKSEIADNLEWQQEIDRLCILQRKNIVELQEHLEFAQSWYDTLDSPNSRAYLAEYKAEQVREELRNKQISNQKALQKLERVKLIDAENPIVLDLIQVIEDFIALDKIQELLEKNDFAGAVNYAQQNGQPKVKARLAEYYIDILIDGFKSRNLGFGNIADLGRWAYELCPDHPKVQDIYIISQEIGEINSLIQRDRSNDAVYRAKYSEYDAVRLYVADYFMITAMNGVKNNTFSSSVVYQLCRWCYELSPDDPDYQEIYRRLNII
- a CDS encoding molecular chaperone DnaJ — encoded protein: MEKNPYDILGVSPAASKAEITKAVAEAMKRKQYPVDVIAKAQKSLMKPEERIMADYLRPILPPIRRFKYSDLSALAESAPTLAILPEFDGLEQAIAQANREENREREPLNLPFSELFNEGVTACQEGRYPKAIKYLEDYCHQSQEHNTQTYIQAQMWLIRAYQMGGQLQRAIALCQMLVNHSHPQVQTWANKTLPMLSGMSRV